The following proteins are co-located in the Shouchella hunanensis genome:
- a CDS encoding xanthine phosphoribosyltransferase encodes MKQLKEAIMERGTVLSTGVLKVDQFLNHQVDTTLMSEIGLEFARLFENDRVTKVITIESSGIAPSFMCAHQLHVPLIFARKKKSLTMNQANVYSSRVYSFTKQEYSEVTVSKELIEKGDRVLLIDDFLANGEAASGLVSIVEQAGATVAGVGIVIEKSFQDGRKKLEERGLRIESLARIASLDGSTVTFIDETALVNN; translated from the coding sequence ATGAAGCAATTAAAGGAAGCAATTATGGAAAGAGGAACGGTTTTATCGACTGGTGTTTTAAAGGTGGATCAATTTCTTAATCACCAAGTTGACACTACATTAATGTCAGAAATCGGGTTGGAATTTGCACGATTATTTGAGAACGATCGCGTAACAAAAGTGATTACGATTGAATCATCAGGTATTGCGCCAAGTTTTATGTGTGCGCATCAGTTACACGTACCACTCATTTTTGCGCGTAAGAAAAAATCGTTAACAATGAATCAAGCAAATGTATACTCTAGCCGTGTTTATTCCTTTACAAAGCAAGAATATTCCGAAGTGACGGTTTCAAAAGAGTTGATTGAAAAAGGAGACCGAGTCCTGTTAATTGATGATTTCTTAGCGAATGGGGAAGCGGCATCTGGTTTAGTGAGTATCGTTGAACAAGCAGGTGCAACCGTTGCAGGCGTAGGGATTGTTATTGAGAAATCATTTCAAGATGGTCGTAAAAAGCTTGAAGAAAGAGGTTTGCGAATTGAATCACTTGCAAGAATTGCTTCTCTAGATGGTTCAACAGTAACATTCATTGATGAAACTGCTTTAGTAAACAACTAA
- a CDS encoding prenyltransferase yields MNNIQTLTFWLKAARAQVLPVMILPVMIGSVAAYAWDGIFHLFFFLLTLIGALAAHLFSNMINDLWDFRNGVDTQAEKSEESISTNSRLLANGKVSEGQFTFVTWALFVIAFVSGLLLAILRGWELLLFAIAGGLIAYFYVAPPLKFGYRGKGYSEIAIFLAFGVLPITGSYFVMTRSLPLEVFLLSIPVGLLTTLILFNHHFLHWRADQEAGKKTLVVLWGEKDGLIFSKSLAALAFLSIPLLSVIRVLPWYAIVALFAAIPLASVYRKLGPTNKSPVYGQLMGASLKATTRTGIVIIGSLLIYGLI; encoded by the coding sequence GTGAACAACATACAAACACTTACATTTTGGCTTAAAGCCGCTCGAGCTCAAGTGCTTCCTGTTATGATTTTACCTGTTATGATTGGATCGGTTGCTGCTTATGCTTGGGATGGGATTTTTCATCTGTTCTTCTTTTTACTTACTTTAATTGGCGCTTTAGCAGCTCATTTGTTTTCAAATATGATTAATGATTTATGGGACTTCCGCAATGGTGTTGATACGCAAGCCGAAAAATCCGAAGAATCCATTTCGACTAATTCTCGATTATTGGCGAATGGCAAAGTGAGCGAAGGTCAATTTACATTTGTCACTTGGGCTTTGTTCGTAATTGCGTTTGTGTCGGGACTTCTTTTAGCTATTTTACGAGGTTGGGAATTACTGCTGTTTGCAATTGCTGGTGGACTCATTGCTTACTTCTATGTAGCACCGCCTTTAAAATTCGGTTATAGAGGCAAAGGCTATAGTGAGATCGCCATTTTTCTTGCTTTCGGTGTACTTCCAATAACCGGAAGTTATTTTGTGATGACCCGTTCATTGCCTTTGGAAGTCTTTCTTCTTTCGATACCAGTGGGGCTATTAACGACACTTATTTTGTTTAATCACCATTTCCTCCACTGGCGCGCAGATCAAGAGGCTGGCAAAAAAACATTGGTTGTTTTGTGGGGGGAAAAAGATGGTCTCATCTTTTCAAAAAGTTTGGCTGCACTCGCTTTTCTCTCCATTCCACTTTTAAGCGTTATTCGTGTTTTACCTTGGTACGCAATTGTTGCCTTATTCGCTGCCATTCCGCTTGCTAGTGTCTATAGGAAACTCGGTCCAACAAACAAAAGCCCGGTCTACGGACAATTAATGGGCGCATCCTTAAAAGCAACCACGCGAACCGGTATCGTTATTATAGGATCGTTATTGATTTACGGGCTAATTTAG
- a CDS encoding glycerophosphodiester phosphodiesterase: MNRIIAHRGFSSLYPENTMRAFEEAFNSGCRMIELDVQLSLDNVPVVIHDEKVNRVTNGNGFVHTLTLAELRELKVMGTESIPTLKEVLKHFKGKVQLIIELKNQKQLETKIEERVLADIMEVGSLKDVQVISFDHDCIDRLKKVAPPKLEVGYIQRKPTKRLFKRMENQRISSVTMNYLFFSKRVVRKCQREGYRLVFYNVTKVKQIQRCLRYPHVYVTVKALNNLPRLFKVTD; the protein is encoded by the coding sequence ATGAATCGAATTATTGCCCATCGAGGGTTTTCTAGTCTTTATCCTGAAAACACGATGCGTGCGTTTGAAGAGGCCTTCAATAGTGGTTGTCGAATGATTGAATTGGATGTCCAATTAAGTTTGGACAATGTTCCAGTTGTTATACATGATGAGAAAGTAAACCGGGTAACAAATGGCAACGGTTTTGTACATACACTTACCCTTGCGGAATTACGAGAATTGAAAGTGATGGGAACAGAATCCATTCCAACGCTTAAAGAAGTGCTCAAACATTTTAAAGGGAAAGTTCAATTAATCATTGAACTGAAAAATCAAAAGCAGCTGGAAACAAAGATTGAAGAAAGAGTGTTAGCTGATATTATGGAAGTTGGAAGCTTGAAGGATGTGCAGGTAATTTCATTTGATCACGATTGTATTGACCGCCTGAAAAAAGTAGCACCACCTAAGCTGGAGGTTGGCTATATTCAGCGCAAGCCTACGAAAAGACTATTTAAACGAATGGAAAATCAACGTATTTCATCGGTGACGATGAACTATCTATTTTTCTCAAAGCGAGTGGTGAGAAAATGCCAAAGAGAAGGCTATCGACTCGTATTTTACAATGTAACAAAAGTAAAACAGATTCAAAGGTGTTTGCGCTATCCTCACGTTTATGTAACAGTGAAGGCGCTTAACAATTTGCCTCGTCTGTTTAAAGTAACGGACTAA
- a CDS encoding DUF6612 family protein, whose translation MTWLIVAPASTLMLVACGGDETGGEENSSTGTNSNEEVQQGESLSVEEVLTNTEEAMNNVDSFRTEMSMTYDIRMSAEEADETMEFAVDTIMDAISEPLSFKMNTMMTASELGMDVSTDQYFEDGIFYMENPLGEGWLMMDISDEMELEDELQVDSQEQINMLKDMMTHIEMSEEEDSYVISMEGDNEDFQQFIHWFMEMGGQNEAAIPQEELDTMFENMEVENMTYSLVVDKDTFYQQSVAMSVDMLMEEEGETANFTMDVAGTYSMYNEIDSIDIPDEVIENSVDIEEMFGGLEFDETEDDM comes from the coding sequence ATGACATGGTTGATCGTTGCACCTGCTAGTACACTGATGCTTGTAGCTTGTGGTGGTGACGAAACAGGTGGAGAAGAAAACAGTTCAACAGGAACAAATTCAAATGAAGAGGTTCAGCAAGGGGAATCCTTATCAGTTGAAGAGGTTTTAACAAATACCGAAGAAGCGATGAACAATGTAGATAGCTTTAGAACAGAAATGAGTATGACATACGATATTCGTATGTCAGCGGAAGAAGCAGATGAAACGATGGAATTTGCTGTTGATACAATAATGGACGCTATTTCTGAGCCACTTAGTTTTAAAATGAACACCATGATGACTGCTTCAGAGCTTGGGATGGATGTTAGCACGGATCAGTACTTCGAAGATGGCATCTTTTATATGGAAAATCCATTAGGTGAAGGCTGGTTAATGATGGATATTAGTGATGAGATGGAGTTAGAAGATGAGCTTCAAGTCGATTCACAAGAGCAAATTAATATGTTGAAAGACATGATGACACATATTGAGATGTCAGAGGAAGAGGATTCCTATGTTATTTCTATGGAAGGCGATAATGAAGACTTCCAACAGTTTATCCATTGGTTTATGGAAATGGGTGGCCAAAATGAAGCGGCTATCCCTCAAGAAGAATTAGATACGATGTTCGAGAATATGGAAGTCGAGAATATGACTTACAGCCTTGTTGTAGACAAAGATACATTCTATCAACAGTCAGTCGCTATGAGTGTTGATATGTTAATGGAGGAAGAAGGGGAAACGGCTAATTTTACGATGGACGTTGCTGGAACCTATTCCATGTACAATGAAATTGATTCAATTGATATACCGGATGAAGTCATTGAAAACAGTGTTGATATTGAAGAAATGTTCGGTGGGCTAGAGTTTGATGAAACAGAGGATGACATGTAA
- a CDS encoding uracil permease, with product MNQVHYPLFKRQDVDAFFALFQNNLANFVVITVSLLAMGFSTDLVFGRIIPGVAVAVIVGNLYYAHMAKRLAQKENRSDVTALSYGVSTPVMFVFLFGVTAPALALTNDHELAWKIAVAAAFLSGLVEALVAFFGNWVRKHTPRPALLGALAGVAFTFVAGEMLFSVFEIPIIGLVAMAVILVGFVAKVGLPFNIPASLLAIIVGVVLAFVLGYQTSSDLTTALSNVGFYPFLPTLAAFEGMSYLFGALIGLLGILIPITIYNAIETMNNVDAMSAAGDSYDVRECQAVDGIGAMLGACFGGMFPTTVYIATVGAKQLGAGRGYSILNASIFALASITGLIGAFSALIPMAAVAPILVFVGMSMIGSTFANNARRYYPAIALAMLPYIANYMMTRFNNGAPEVVAGISEGIVPLGQGAMFTAIILGAITVFLIDKDFYKASIFSLIGALLSFFGFMHAPSLALNAAFDYTVGYVIIALFFVYTGYREAKNTDVSHESEKVEKVA from the coding sequence GTGAACCAGGTACATTATCCGTTATTTAAGAGGCAGGATGTTGATGCGTTCTTTGCACTCTTTCAAAATAATTTGGCAAATTTTGTTGTAATCACCGTCTCTTTGCTGGCGATGGGCTTCTCAACAGACCTCGTCTTTGGGAGGATTATTCCAGGTGTCGCGGTAGCTGTGATTGTAGGAAATCTATACTATGCGCATATGGCGAAGCGTTTAGCGCAAAAAGAGAATCGGAGTGACGTTACAGCGCTCTCTTATGGTGTATCCACACCGGTTATGTTTGTATTTTTGTTTGGGGTGACGGCACCCGCACTCGCGTTAACGAACGACCATGAACTGGCTTGGAAAATTGCGGTTGCTGCTGCTTTCTTATCAGGACTTGTAGAAGCACTTGTTGCTTTCTTTGGGAACTGGGTGCGAAAACATACTCCCCGACCAGCGCTTTTAGGTGCTTTGGCAGGGGTAGCATTTACGTTTGTTGCCGGTGAAATGTTGTTTTCGGTTTTTGAAATTCCAATTATTGGACTTGTGGCCATGGCAGTGATTTTAGTTGGTTTTGTTGCAAAAGTAGGTCTTCCATTTAATATTCCTGCTTCTTTATTAGCAATCATTGTTGGTGTTGTATTAGCTTTTGTACTTGGCTATCAAACCAGTAGTGATTTAACAACAGCACTAAGCAATGTTGGTTTTTACCCTTTCTTGCCTACCCTTGCGGCTTTTGAAGGGATGAGTTATTTGTTTGGTGCACTTATTGGTCTTTTAGGGATTTTAATTCCTATTACGATTTATAATGCGATTGAAACAATGAATAATGTCGATGCAATGTCAGCTGCTGGAGATTCGTATGATGTGAGAGAATGCCAGGCAGTGGACGGAATTGGTGCGATGCTAGGTGCTTGTTTTGGTGGGATGTTCCCAACCACCGTTTACATTGCGACAGTTGGAGCGAAACAGCTTGGAGCTGGGCGTGGTTATAGTATTCTAAATGCAAGTATCTTTGCGTTAGCCTCGATCACAGGATTAATTGGTGCATTTTCCGCTTTAATTCCAATGGCGGCAGTTGCCCCGATTCTCGTATTTGTAGGAATGTCTATGATTGGAAGTACATTTGCTAACAATGCCCGTCGCTACTATCCAGCGATTGCTTTAGCGATGCTTCCTTATATTGCAAATTATATGATGACACGCTTTAATAATGGTGCGCCAGAGGTTGTCGCTGGTATATCGGAAGGAATTGTCCCTCTTGGACAAGGTGCAATGTTCACAGCTATTATTCTCGGTGCCATTACAGTCTTTTTAATTGATAAAGATTTTTATAAGGCAAGTATTTTCTCTCTTATTGGAGCATTACTCTCATTCTTTGGCTTTATGCACGCCCCGTCGCTCGCGCTAAACGCGGCATTTGACTATACGGTGGGGTATGTGATCATCGCATTATTCTTTGTATATACAGGCTATCGTGAAGCAAAGAATACCGAT
- a CDS encoding DUF6081 family protein: protein MKKVLGNFDTILSSEDTWKIGGFPLPDGSFWKYQEPEAVVIVRNRTLYVRAPLSNHHDSIQILDNAKHMYYSAEPVEIPEEGQIEIEVEIKARTKDTKPGDLYDGYVSFNLLDFTTGAALDFFATDDQYASVYGILPFPGVTVPDTGKTKYFCLFKEATDHFKPHEFNTFTIRYDRQRDEALFYVNGQEVRRETNIPVKLNQFTIALGIMTEKDLTNEGSVSVHGQTVIGEYSPVTITCSTDAE, encoded by the coding sequence GTGAAAAAGGTTTTAGGTAATTTTGATACAATTTTATCCAGCGAGGATACATGGAAAATAGGTGGGTTCCCATTACCAGACGGCTCTTTCTGGAAATACCAAGAGCCTGAAGCTGTTGTCATTGTGCGCAACAGGACACTCTATGTACGTGCTCCTCTATCCAACCATCATGACTCTATTCAGATTTTAGACAATGCGAAGCATATGTATTATTCAGCTGAACCTGTTGAAATTCCTGAAGAAGGACAGATCGAAATTGAGGTAGAGATAAAAGCACGAACAAAAGATACGAAGCCTGGAGATCTATACGATGGATATGTTTCATTTAATTTGCTTGATTTCACTACAGGTGCAGCGCTTGATTTCTTTGCAACAGACGATCAATACGCATCGGTTTATGGCATTTTACCGTTTCCTGGTGTGACAGTACCTGACACTGGAAAAACCAAATACTTCTGCTTATTTAAAGAAGCAACAGATCATTTTAAACCTCATGAATTTAATACATTTACCATTCGATACGATCGGCAGAGGGACGAAGCCCTTTTTTATGTAAACGGGCAAGAAGTAAGACGGGAGACTAATATACCAGTAAAATTAAACCAATTCACAATTGCACTTGGTATTATGACAGAAAAAGATCTTACGAACGAAGGTAGTGTATCTGTTCACGGACAAACAGTCATTGGTGAATACTCTCCTGTCACTATCACGTGCTCGACTGATGCAGAATAA